The nucleotide sequence GCCTGCTGCGACTGCAGGGGCGCACCTCGCAGGAGGTCATCGTCGAAATGGCTGCCAAGATTCCAGCCGGCCGCCTGCCGAACGGGGTCGATGTGGCCGAGTTGGCCATCGAGCGCGAACGCGAGTTGCCGACGCACGTGGGTGGCGGAGTGGCCATTCCGCACGCGCGTTGCCCGGGTCTCGCGAATCCGCTGGTCGTCTTCGGTCGTTCGGCGGAAGGTGTCGAATTCGGCGGAACTTCGGCCGAATTGGTGAAGTTGGTGTTCTTGATCGTCACGCCGGTGGAACACCCCGAGACGCAGGTGCTGCTGCTCAGTTTGATCGCGGGCATCGCGGGACAAGAGGACAAACGTCGGCTGCTCCGCGAGGCTGAGACCGTCGACGAGACTCGTGCCTTGTTGCTCGCGGCGGAAGTGTAGTGCTCGAACGAGCGCTCCTTCGAGTGATTCGTGAATCTCGCCAGGAGACACACGCATGAAGATTCTGCTAGCCGTAGATGGTTCGCCCTGCAGCAACGCCGCCGTCGAAGAGGTCTGCCGGCGTCCGTGGCCGCCGGATACCGAAGTACACGTGGTGACGGTCCACCGGCCGGCGGAGCCGAGCCTGTTGAAGTCCTCGCCCACGATCTTCGATGAGCTCGTGAAGCAACAGCGCAGCGAGGCACTAGGCCATCTTACGGCCGCGGTCGAGACGCTCGAGCAGCGCGCTCCTGGTCTACGCGTTATGTCGCTGTTGCTCGAAGGGCTGCCGAAGGACGCGATCCTGGACGAGGCCGAGCGGTGGGACGCGGATCTCATCGTGGTGGGGTCGCACGGATACAGCCCGGTTCGTCGCTTCCTGCTCGGTTCCGTCTCGTTGGCGGTGGCGACCGGCGCGCCCTGCTCAGTGCAGATCGTGCGTGGACCCGTCGAGTCAGCCGCCAACGGGTCGCACGACTGCTGATCGTCGCCGGACGGGTCGAACGGGAATGCTATCCGAACGTACATCGCAGACATCGATTTCGCTCAGGCTGCGCGACAGGAGGCAAGCTGGATATGTGGGGCGCAGCGTTATTCATCTGGGGACTCGTCGTCCTGATTGTCGGCGCCGAGCTCGTCGTGCGGGGGGGCGCGGCATTGGCGGCCTCGCTGGGGGTCAAGCCGCTCATTCTCGGGCTGACCGTGGTCGCGATTGGCACCAGCTTTCCCGAGCTGGCCGTCGGCATCACGGCGTGCGTGCAGGGGAGCGGGGCGATTGCCGTGGGCAATATCGCGGGCACCAACCTGCTCAATATCCTGTTTATTCTCGGCCTGAGCGCCCTGCTGCGTCCGCTCCCGCTGCACTTGCAGGTGTTCAAGCTGGAACTGCCGGTGATGGTGGTCGCCGCGACGATGATGACCGTCTTGGCGTTCGACGGGATCCTGTCTCGGCTCGACGGCGCGCTCATGCTGACGGCGGCAGGGTTCTACACCGTGGCGCTGGTGCGGCTGAGTCGCCAGGAATCTCGCAACACGGCCAAAGAGTTTCAGGAGCAGTTCGGCGTCGAGCCGAGCGAGGTCGTGCAACCTTCGAGGCGGGTGCGGATAAAGTTTGCCACGATCCTCGGCATAGGCATCGTGTTGTCGATTCTCGGCGCCGACTGGCTGGTCGGTGGCGCGGTCAGCATCGCCCACAGTTTCGGCGTCTCCGATGCCATGATCGGCCTGACGATCGTGGCCGTGGGGACCTCGGCGCCCGAGTTCGTGACCACCGTCGTGGCGACCATCAAGAACGAACGCGATATTGCCGTCGGCAATCTGCTGGGCAGCAGCATTTACAACATCCTGGTGATCCTGGCGATCACTTGCCTGGCCTCACCACAGCCGATCCCTGTCGAGCCGCAGTTGTTGTTCTTCGACATTCCCATCATGGCGGCCGTGGCGTTGCTCTGTATTCCCGTCTTCATCACGGGACGGAGCGTGTCGCGCTTCGAAGGAGGCATGTTCGTGACGATATACCTGTTGTACATGGTCGCGCTCCTCCAGTTCCACACCTAAGCACAGCGGAGGTGGTGCTCTGTCAAAGCCTGATTTTCGGGTTCCCAAGCCGGGTGGCACCGTCGATGATGCGGCGCGACACCGACGAGCTTCCGACTTCCGCGAAAAAAGCTTCACGCCTACTGCGGAAACTCGTCTGGTTCTTCAGCGGCCGGCTCGGTGGTCGATGCTTCTTCGATCGCGGGCGCCTCGGTGGTTTCTTCCACGTCGGCGGGGGCGGTCGATTCCACGACCGGCTCCGCCGAGTTCGTTGCCGGCTGATGCTCGTAGGAGTCCGCTCCGCTGAAATCGACGTCCTCGCGGCGATTCTCTCCCGGGACGAGCCAGATTTCGCCGAACAGCTCGTTCTGTTCGGCGCGGACCGAGTGGTGTCGCACCAGCTCCAGCAGCGCGAGAAAGATGCCCACGACTCTCGATTTGTGCATGCCACGCTCGAAGAGGTCGCTAAAGGCGAGTCTTCCCCGTTCGTTGAGCCGGGTATGCACGCGCGACATGTAGACGTGGATCGGTGTGTCGTCGTACACGATGTTCGAGGTCGGACCTCCCAGGTTGTCGCGCATGACGCGTCCCAGGGCACTGACCAGATCCCACAGCTCGACCTCTTGCAGCGACTCGTGCGCGAGGTCGCGATTTTGCGGGGGCGCGTCGGGGGCCACCCGCGGAAAGTGCTCCTGCCAGGCACGGCTCCGCTCGTCGAGCATGCTGGCGGCATCTTTGAACTGCTTGTACTCGAGCAGTTGCCGCACGAGCTCCTGGCGGGGATCTTCGAGCTCGAGTTCTCCTTCGTCGCCGTGTGGCAGGACCAGCCGCGACTTGATCTCGGCCAGGGTGCTGGCCATCTCGAGAAAGTCCCCCGCCGCATTCACGTCGAGATGTTCGATCACGTCCAGGTAACGCACGTACTGTTCGGTGATCAGCGAGACGGGCAGATCGGTGATCTCGACCTCGTGCTTGCGCACCAGGTACAGGAGCAGATCGAGCGGTCCGCGAAAGACCTCGAGATCGACGCGAAAGTCCACGGGGGGCATAAGTTCCGGCGAAGGATGAAGAGGAGCAGTTTGCCCACGCCTACAGGGCCATGACGAGTTATCGACCAATTCGTCTGTTGGCCCGGCAAACTTGAAGCGACCTGCAACGTTCGCCGGCGAAAGGGCTGCCAGCGGGACGTTCCTGTCCGGTGCGAAGCGGCAAGGCCTTTTCCCAACATACCCAGTTGAGCTCCCCTTTGCTCGTCTAGGGAGAATAACTACTTGTGGGGGGAACGGCGGCAGGCGAAACTGAATCGCTGGTGGTTGCTCGCCGTCCAAAGGGCTAGTGGCTCGAGTGGGACAGGGGGCAGGTCGCATTTGCTTGCCCAACTTGCCCGGCCGCGATAGCCTGACAGCGTCGGATCAGCGAGAGGCCCCACTTATCCTGTCTGCGTCATGTCTCGCGCTCGCGAGGCCGCGCCGTTCGGGCGTCCTAGTTTGGGGTACGTGCCGTGATCGAGATCAGGCACAGAAAGACCTCCGTGGTCCTGCTGCGCATCGAGGCCGACACGCTCTCGGGCGCCAAGCTCACGGGATCGAAGCTGCGCGAGGCGAACCTGGCCGACTTGGATCTGACCGGGGCCAACCTGGCGAATTGCGACCTCCGCGACGCCAACTTCCGCGGGGCTCGGCTCAAGGGAACCCTGTTCAACAGCAGCTATCTGAACAATGCCAATTTTGAAGAGGCCTTGCTCAGTGCCGCGAATCTGACCGACGCCTTCTTGATCGGGGCGAATCTTTCTCGCGCGAAGTTCGATGGGGCCATCCTGCGTTACGCCCAGGCGGCCGGGGCCATCATGGTGGGCACCGACTTCGCCGGCGCCGATTTGAGCATGGCCGACCTGCGGGCGAACCTCCAAGGTGCTAACCTGATGAAGGCCGACCTGCGCGGTGCGAACCTCAGCGGGGCCGACCTGTCGGGGGCCAATCTCGACGGGGCGAACCTGGCGGGGGCCAATCTCACGACCGCGCGGCTCGTCGGCGCCAAGATGCACGGCACCGTCAACGCGCGCGGCCGCACGGCCGAACAACCGGCGTTCCGCGCGCGGGCGAAACGGCCCTGGTGGCAACTCTGGAGTTGAGCGCCACGTTTCGCGCGGCTCGCGACGTGCCGAGGGTGAGAGTCGGGGCACGAGTGCGACGCGTGTGGGAGAGCGAATCGCGTGAACGAGCTTGGGTGGTTTCTGGCGGTGCTCATGACCGTGGCGGTCCTCGCCCCGGCCGCCTGGTTGTTGGGGCGGCGTCTTTTGCCCGGCGCCACACCTCCCGAGTCATCGAGAACCGGCGAATCCACGGATCTCGAATTGCTCAAGCAGACGGCCGTGCTGACGCGCGAGAAGGAACAACTGCAAAGCTATCTCGACGAGTACCGCCAGGCCGAAGAGGCCCTCCGCGCCAGCGAAGAAAAGTACCGTGCGCTCGTCGAAAATGCCAACGACGCCATCGTGATCGCGCAGGACGGTGCGGTCCACTTTGCCAACCCCAAGACCGAGGCGATGCTGGGCTATTCCTTCGCCGAACTGGCGACGATGCCCTTCACCGAGATCATCGCTCCCGAAGATCGTGCCCTGGTCGTCGAGCGTTACACGCGCCGACTGGAGGGGGAGGACGTGCCGAGCCGGTACCGCTTTCGCGCCGTCACGAGCGACGGCCGTAAGCTGTGGGTCGAGATCAACTCGGTCATCGTCACGTGGGAGGGACGCCCGGCGTCGTTGTCGTTCTTGCGCGACATCGACGACCAGATGCAGGCCGAAGAAAACCTGCGCGCGAGCGAGGCGAAGAATCGCGCCATGCTCGATGCCACCCCCGACCTGCTGCTGATCGTCGATCGCGAAGGGAAATGCCTCGAAGCCCGGGCCAGCCGCGAGTTCGGCGTGGCGCTTCCCGCCGGCACCGTCGGGGCCAAGGTAACCGACTACTTTCCGCACGACCTGGCCGATCGGCTGCTGGCGGTGATTTATCGCGCGTTGTCGACCGGGCAATTGCAGACGCTGGAGTTGCGGTTGCCCACGCCCGAGGGATTGCGCCATCTCGAATCGCGCGTCGTGGTCTGCGGCGATGACACGGTGCTCTTCATCGTCCGCGACGTAACGCAGCGCAAGCGGGAAGAGGCCGAGCTGAAGGAAGCGAAGCTGGTCGCCGAAGAGGCGAATCGCGCCAAAAGCCGCTTTCTGGCCAACATGAGTCACGAGATTCGCACGCCGATGAACGCCATCATCGGCATGACCGAGTTGTCGCTCGCCAGCGACTTGGGCGAAGAGCAGCGGCGGCTACTCTCCGGCGTGCTCGAATCGGCCGAATTCATGCTGGCGCTGATCAATACGCTGCTCGATTTCTCGAAGATCGAGGCCGGCAAGCTGACGCTCGATCCCACCGAATTCCGCCTGCGCGACGACGTGGGCGACGCCCTGCATGCGCTCGCCTTGCGGGCGCACGAGAAGGAGCTCGAGCTCATCTGCCACATCGACGCGGACGTGCCCGACCGGCTGGTGGGAGATTCGGCGCGGCTGCGCCAGGTACTGTTCAACCTGGTGGGAAACGCCGTGAAGTTCACCGAACAGGGCGAAGTCGTGCTGCGCGTCCACCGCGCGGCGGTCGCCGACGGCGGGGCGATCACGCTGCGGTTCGAAGTACGCGACACCGGCATCGGTATCCCGCACGACAAGCAGGCGGCCATTTTCGAGCCCTTCCAGCAGGCCGACGACTCGACGACGCGCCGCTATGGCGGAACGGGCCTGGGACTGGCGATTTCTTCACAGCTCGTCGACCTGATGGGAGGCTCGATAGGCGTCGAAAGCGTGCCCGACCAGGGGACCACGTTTTACTTCACCACGACGTTCGAGGTGGTGCCCGACGATCGACCTCTCCCCGCCCCGTCGCTGACCGACAAGGCGGTGTTGATCGTCGAAGATAACGCTGCCTGTCGCCAGTCTCTGGCCGACACGGTGGCCGGCGCCGGCGCCCGCGTGGTTGCCGTGGCCAACGCTCGCGAGGCCTTCGCCGCCCTCGCACAAGCACTGTCCGAGGGGCGCGCCTTTGCCGGCGCCATCGTCGATGCGGGACTGCCCGATGAGCACGGGCTCGAGGTCGTGCGGCAGCTTCACGCCAAGACGCCGCCGACGGCGGCCATCTTGCTGATGACGCACGGCGACGTGGGGCACAGCGTGATCGGGCGAACCGAGTTGCCGCACGTGCGCTGTCTGATGAAGCCGGTCAAACAGACCGATCTGCTCGCGGCCCTGGCCGTCGACGCCGCATCGGTGCAGGCCACTGCGGCGATTGCACGCCCGACGAGCGATTTCGGCGCCGCGGTACGGCCGCTGCGCATCCTGCTGGCCGAAGACAACGCCATCAATCAGAAGGTGGCGGTCAGCATGCTCGGCGCCCGAGGGCATCACGTCGTGTGCGCGAGCGACGGACGCGAAGCGCTCGAACGTCTAGGCCAGGAGCAGTTCGACCTGGTGCTGATGGATGTGCAGATGCCGGTGATGGGAGGGCTCGAGGCGACGGCCGCCATTCGCGCCCAAGAGCAAGGCACGGGCCAGCATCTGCCGATCATCGCCATGACGGCTCACGCGATGAAAGGGGATCGCGAAGATTGCCTCGCCGCCGGCATGGATGACTATGTTGCCAAGCCGATCCGCGCGCGGGAGCTGTTTGCCGCCGTCGAGCGCGCAGAAAGGTATCGAGCGGCCGGTTGTCAGGAACTTGCGGCTCCGGTCATGGCTGGTGAATCGCGGCCACCCGGGGCGAACCGCCGAGCGGAAGAGCCCGTCGTCGAAGAGACCATCGACGAACGGGAGAGCGAGCTGGTCTTCGATCCGCAGACAGCTCTGGCCTGCGTCAATGGCGATGCCGAACTGCTGCGCGAGATCGTGGGCCTGTTTCTCGACGATGCGCCGCGCTTGATCGGCGAGCTGCGCGAGGCCATTGACGGGGCCGATGCGTCCAGCGTGCGGCGGGTCGCCCACACGATCAAGAACTCGGTGGGGTACTTCGGTCTGAAGAGTACCTTCGAGCGAGCGCTCGAGCTGGAAAACATGGGTCGCGCCGCCGAGTTGGCGGGCGCCGATCGCGCCTGGCAGCGTCTGCGATCCGAAGTCGAACGATTGCAGCCGATCCTGGCCGAGTTCGTAAACTCGCAGAGTGAAGAAGAAACCCAAAGCGCGGAGACCTGAGATCCGGACAGATCGTCAGCGAATCGCCGGCGGCAGGCGAGCCGCGAAGAGTAAAATCTTCCGGGGCGGCCAAGTTTCTTCGCGCAGGGCCATCGAGTAAGATGGCCCACCGGCTAGATGCGGTGATGGAAACGCTCGACGTTGCTTTGCCGACTTCGCCAGTATCCACACGTGGGGAGCATGCACCGATGACGAAGGTTCTCGTCGTAGACGACGCCCCGGTCGATCGCCGCTTGGCAGGCGGCATTCTCGAAAAACATGGCCAGCTCACGATCAGCTATGCCGCGAACGGCCGCGAGGCACTGGCCAGCATCGAGGCCGAGCTTCCCGATGCCGTGGTGACCGATCTGCAGATGCCCGAGATGAACGGGCTCGAGTTGACCGAAACGGTGCGGCGCCGTTTTCCGCTGCTGCCGGTGATCTTGATGACGGCGCACGGCAGCGAAGACATCGCCGTGCAGGCGCTGGAGCGAGGCGCGGCCAGCTACGTCCCCAAGTCGAATCTTGCCCGCGACCTGCTCGATACGGTCGAAAACGTGCTGGCCATGGCCCGTGCCGATCGCCGGCATGACCGGCTGATGGAATGTGTCGCGCAGGCCGAAACGGTCTTCGTGCTCGACAACGATGCCGCGCTGATCCCGCCCCTGGTCGACTATTTGCAAGAGCACGTCATGCGGATGCGGCTGTGCGACGAGACAGGACGCATCCGCGTCGGCGTGGCGCTCGAAGAGGCGTTGCTCAACGCGCTCTATCACGGCAACCTCGAGTTGAGCACCGAGGAGCTGCGCGATGCCAGCAGCGGGCTGTTACAGCCCGAGGGGGACGATCTCGTCGCTGCGCGTCGCCAGACGGCCCCCTATAAAGACCGCCGTTTGCACGTGACGGCGAAGATCTCGCA is from Pirellulales bacterium and encodes:
- a CDS encoding segregation/condensation protein A; translation: MDFRVDLEVFRGPLDLLLYLVRKHEVEITDLPVSLITEQYVRYLDVIEHLDVNAAGDFLEMASTLAEIKSRLVLPHGDEGELELEDPRQELVRQLLEYKQFKDAASMLDERSRAWQEHFPRVAPDAPPQNRDLAHESLQEVELWDLVSALGRVMRDNLGGPTSNIVYDDTPIHVYMSRVHTRLNERGRLAFSDLFERGMHKSRVVGIFLALLELVRHHSVRAEQNELFGEIWLVPGENRREDVDFSGADSYEHQPATNSAEPVVESTAPADVEETTEAPAIEEASTTEPAAEEPDEFPQ
- a CDS encoding universal stress protein, with translation MKILLAVDGSPCSNAAVEEVCRRPWPPDTEVHVVTVHRPAEPSLLKSSPTIFDELVKQQRSEALGHLTAAVETLEQRAPGLRVMSLLLEGLPKDAILDEAERWDADLIVVGSHGYSPVRRFLLGSVSLAVATGAPCSVQIVRGPVESAANGSHDC
- a CDS encoding pentapeptide repeat-containing protein produces the protein MVLLRIEADTLSGAKLTGSKLREANLADLDLTGANLANCDLRDANFRGARLKGTLFNSSYLNNANFEEALLSAANLTDAFLIGANLSRAKFDGAILRYAQAAGAIMVGTDFAGADLSMADLRANLQGANLMKADLRGANLSGADLSGANLDGANLAGANLTTARLVGAKMHGTVNARGRTAEQPAFRARAKRPWWQLWS
- a CDS encoding calcium/sodium antiporter, which encodes MWGAALFIWGLVVLIVGAELVVRGGAALAASLGVKPLILGLTVVAIGTSFPELAVGITACVQGSGAIAVGNIAGTNLLNILFILGLSALLRPLPLHLQVFKLELPVMVVAATMMTVLAFDGILSRLDGALMLTAAGFYTVALVRLSRQESRNTAKEFQEQFGVEPSEVVQPSRRVRIKFATILGIGIVLSILGADWLVGGAVSIAHSFGVSDAMIGLTIVAVGTSAPEFVTTVVATIKNERDIAVGNLLGSSIYNILVILAITCLASPQPIPVEPQLLFFDIPIMAAVALLCIPVFITGRSVSRFEGGMFVTIYLLYMVALLQFHT
- a CDS encoding response regulator, encoding MNELGWFLAVLMTVAVLAPAAWLLGRRLLPGATPPESSRTGESTDLELLKQTAVLTREKEQLQSYLDEYRQAEEALRASEEKYRALVENANDAIVIAQDGAVHFANPKTEAMLGYSFAELATMPFTEIIAPEDRALVVERYTRRLEGEDVPSRYRFRAVTSDGRKLWVEINSVIVTWEGRPASLSFLRDIDDQMQAEENLRASEAKNRAMLDATPDLLLIVDREGKCLEARASREFGVALPAGTVGAKVTDYFPHDLADRLLAVIYRALSTGQLQTLELRLPTPEGLRHLESRVVVCGDDTVLFIVRDVTQRKREEAELKEAKLVAEEANRAKSRFLANMSHEIRTPMNAIIGMTELSLASDLGEEQRRLLSGVLESAEFMLALINTLLDFSKIEAGKLTLDPTEFRLRDDVGDALHALALRAHEKELELICHIDADVPDRLVGDSARLRQVLFNLVGNAVKFTEQGEVVLRVHRAAVADGGAITLRFEVRDTGIGIPHDKQAAIFEPFQQADDSTTRRYGGTGLGLAISSQLVDLMGGSIGVESVPDQGTTFYFTTTFEVVPDDRPLPAPSLTDKAVLIVEDNAACRQSLADTVAGAGARVVAVANAREAFAALAQALSEGRAFAGAIVDAGLPDEHGLEVVRQLHAKTPPTAAILLMTHGDVGHSVIGRTELPHVRCLMKPVKQTDLLAALAVDAASVQATAAIARPTSDFGAAVRPLRILLAEDNAINQKVAVSMLGARGHHVVCASDGREALERLGQEQFDLVLMDVQMPVMGGLEATAAIRAQEQGTGQHLPIIAMTAHAMKGDREDCLAAGMDDYVAKPIRARELFAAVERAERYRAAGCQELAAPVMAGESRPPGANRRAEEPVVEETIDERESELVFDPQTALACVNGDAELLREIVGLFLDDAPRLIGELREAIDGADASSVRRVAHTIKNSVGYFGLKSTFERALELENMGRAAELAGADRAWQRLRSEVERLQPILAEFVNSQSEEETQSAET
- a CDS encoding response regulator, with protein sequence MTKVLVVDDAPVDRRLAGGILEKHGQLTISYAANGREALASIEAELPDAVVTDLQMPEMNGLELTETVRRRFPLLPVILMTAHGSEDIAVQALERGAASYVPKSNLARDLLDTVENVLAMARADRRHDRLMECVAQAETVFVLDNDAALIPPLVDYLQEHVMRMRLCDETGRIRVGVALEEALLNALYHGNLELSTEELRDASSGLLQPEGDDLVAARRQTAPYKDRRLHVTAKISHERAEYTIRDEGPGFAASTIPDPSDPVSLERESGRGLILMRTFMDEVRFNHKGNEVTLVKEREN